The following proteins are co-located in the Sphingobacteriaceae bacterium genome:
- a CDS encoding aminotransferase class I/II-fold pyridoxal phosphate-dependent enzyme: MELKSKLPGIGTSIFAIMSGLAREHNAINLSQGFPDFDCDKNLLSLCQKYMNAGFNQYSPMPGVIQLRERVAEILETCYQAVYSPDTEITITAGATQGIFTAVSAFVKPGDEVIVFEPCYDSYIPSIETNGGKAVKIKMLAPEFKINWADVKSAINACTKMIIINTPHNPTGILLKQEDLIALELLVKGKNIIVVSDEVYEHIVFDDRSHQSVARYPTLANQSFIVSSFGKTIHTTGWKIGYVAARKELMNEFRKVHQFLVFSVNHPFQLGIADYLSDKNNYLDLKNFYEQKRNLFLKLTSGSRLKPIIAEGTYFQLMSFKAISSENDMDLAIRLTKEKGIATVPLSAFYAEHTDPSILRFCFAKKDETLEQAAEIINKL; the protein is encoded by the coding sequence ATGGAATTAAAAAGTAAACTTCCGGGTATTGGCACCAGCATTTTTGCAATTATGAGCGGTTTAGCCCGCGAGCACAATGCTATAAATCTATCTCAGGGATTTCCTGATTTTGATTGTGACAAAAATTTACTCAGCCTTTGTCAAAAGTATATGAATGCCGGGTTTAATCAATATTCGCCTATGCCGGGAGTTATTCAACTACGCGAACGAGTGGCTGAAATTCTTGAAACTTGTTACCAAGCGGTTTACTCACCAGATACTGAAATTACTATAACAGCCGGCGCTACGCAGGGTATTTTTACTGCCGTTTCTGCATTCGTAAAGCCCGGTGATGAAGTTATTGTTTTTGAACCCTGCTACGATAGTTATATTCCAAGCATTGAAACCAACGGAGGCAAAGCTGTAAAAATAAAAATGCTTGCACCTGAATTTAAAATTAATTGGGCAGATGTAAAATCGGCGATAAATGCATGTACCAAAATGATTATCATCAATACTCCTCATAATCCCACCGGAATTTTATTAAAGCAAGAAGATTTAATTGCACTGGAGCTTTTGGTGAAAGGTAAAAATATTATTGTTGTTAGTGATGAAGTGTATGAACATATTGTTTTTGATGATCGAAGCCATCAAAGTGTAGCGCGATATCCAACTTTGGCCAATCAATCTTTCATCGTTTCTTCCTTTGGTAAAACCATACACACTACAGGATGGAAAATTGGTTATGTGGCAGCACGTAAAGAATTAATGAATGAATTCCGAAAAGTTCATCAGTTTCTGGTTTTTTCGGTTAATCATCCCTTTCAGTTAGGTATAGCCGATTATTTATCGGATAAAAATAATTATCTGGACTTAAAAAATTTTTACGAGCAAAAAAGAAATTTATTTTTAAAACTCACTTCCGGATCTCGCTTAAAACCGATTATTGCCGAAGGAACTTATTTTCAACTCATGTCATTTAAAGCCATCAGTTCAGAAAATGATATGGATTTAGCTATACGCTTAACCAAAGAAAAGGGAATTGCAACGGTACCCTTATCGGCCTTTTACGCCGAACATACCGATCCGTCTATATTAAGATTTTGCTTCGCTAAAAAAGATGAAACGCTGGAGCAAGCCGCTGAAATAATTAATAAATTATAG
- a CDS encoding SpoIIE family protein phosphatase, translating to MFRKLYLFISLVFLATSLPAQTGHIHLSDTGKNALLQLIHWEIFNAETKTWDSIQESYCIENRDFNSIVKFRKKLIIDSGLVGVPLTINVYHFGASDFFMDGKKIGGFGIPANQAEDEICINPKSKRITYAFLKAGTHWLEVNYSNHLFHSFYSKLNESCAGFEVLISKSSSVYSSKLGTNGLFSTGFLIVIGILFALGLLHCLIYFFYKKEVSNLYFAVFTTLFALLISLFEIAHASESPRLIILSLFLRWRLLIPVFYFLLQLVFAVADIKKGSRLRQLVNIVTIVAAVLLFGIPNLYSLIIFALIALYTTFSCILTGMLISRIKAEKGNGIRIVKMGLQIFIYFAAVYFVVSNFLNLSFASGPFGQVFIFTLLVLGILSLPISMSTYLAFMFTKNNRDLILQLHKVEKLSELTIQQEKEKKLMLEKQNEELESQVKIRTAEVVEQREELAIKNKEIIDSINYARKIQHALLAHKELLQENLPEHFILFQPKDIVSGDFYWATKTIDKSESSELFTSRFFLAVCDSTGHGVPGAFMSLLNIGFLTEAINEKKILNPGEVFNFVRERLIHNLSREEQKDGFDGVLLLLPEKDKVLQYAAANCKPVIIRAGNLLELEADRMPVGMGERKNNFNTFSVKVEKGDVLYIYTDGFADQFGGPKGKKFKYKNLNEFLKIISYLDMNAQRDELKKMFEDWKGELEQVDDVCVVGIKF from the coding sequence TTGTTTCGAAAGCTATATTTATTTATTAGCCTAGTATTTCTAGCTACTTCACTTCCGGCACAAACCGGTCACATTCATTTATCAGACACCGGAAAAAATGCATTATTACAACTTATTCACTGGGAAATTTTTAATGCCGAAACAAAAACATGGGATTCTATTCAGGAGAGCTATTGTATAGAAAATCGAGACTTTAACTCAATTGTAAAATTCAGAAAAAAATTAATCATTGATTCCGGACTTGTTGGCGTGCCACTTACCATTAATGTTTATCACTTTGGAGCGTCGGATTTTTTTATGGATGGTAAAAAAATTGGAGGTTTCGGAATACCGGCTAATCAAGCGGAGGATGAGATTTGTATAAATCCCAAAAGCAAGCGAATCACGTATGCCTTTTTAAAAGCTGGCACACATTGGTTAGAAGTAAATTATTCAAATCATCTGTTCCATTCATTTTATTCGAAACTCAATGAGTCGTGTGCGGGCTTTGAAGTTTTAATAAGTAAATCAAGTTCGGTTTATTCAAGCAAATTGGGAACTAACGGTTTATTTTCAACCGGATTCTTAATCGTCATTGGTATTTTATTCGCACTTGGTTTATTACACTGTTTAATTTACTTTTTTTATAAAAAAGAAGTTTCCAATTTATATTTCGCAGTATTTACTACTTTGTTTGCCTTACTTATTTCCCTTTTTGAAATAGCTCACGCTTCCGAATCACCAAGGCTTATTATTTTATCGCTTTTTCTAAGATGGAGGCTTTTAATTCCGGTATTTTACTTTTTATTGCAGCTCGTATTTGCGGTAGCAGATATCAAGAAGGGAAGTCGACTAAGACAATTGGTTAATATAGTTACAATTGTTGCAGCCGTTTTACTTTTTGGAATTCCAAATTTATACAGCTTGATAATATTCGCGCTTATCGCATTGTATACCACCTTCTCCTGCATATTAACCGGTATGCTCATTAGTCGAATTAAAGCAGAAAAGGGTAATGGCATTCGAATTGTAAAAATGGGCCTTCAGATCTTTATTTATTTTGCGGCAGTATATTTTGTAGTAAGTAATTTTTTGAATTTATCTTTTGCTTCAGGGCCATTTGGTCAAGTATTTATTTTCACACTATTGGTTTTGGGCATTTTAAGTTTACCTATAAGCATGTCAACCTATCTGGCCTTTATGTTTACGAAAAACAATCGGGATTTAATATTGCAGTTACATAAAGTGGAAAAATTATCTGAACTAACCATACAACAAGAAAAGGAGAAGAAGTTGATGCTTGAAAAACAAAACGAAGAACTGGAGAGTCAGGTAAAAATCAGAACGGCCGAAGTGGTGGAGCAAAGAGAAGAACTCGCTATTAAAAATAAAGAGATTATTGATTCTATAAATTACGCCCGGAAAATTCAGCATGCTTTGTTGGCACATAAAGAATTATTGCAAGAGAATCTACCTGAACATTTTATTTTGTTTCAACCCAAGGATATCGTAAGCGGAGATTTTTATTGGGCTACCAAAACAATTGATAAATCTGAATCGAGCGAATTATTCACTTCCCGATTTTTTCTGGCGGTTTGTGATAGTACCGGTCATGGTGTTCCGGGTGCATTTATGAGCTTGTTAAATATTGGTTTTTTAACGGAGGCCATCAATGAGAAAAAAATACTTAACCCCGGAGAAGTTTTTAATTTCGTAAGAGAGCGTTTAATTCATAATTTAAGCCGAGAAGAACAAAAAGATGGCTTTGACGGTGTGTTGTTGTTGTTACCGGAAAAAGACAAGGTATTGCAGTACGCGGCCGCCAATTGTAAACCGGTAATCATAAGAGCCGGTAATTTATTGGAATTGGAGGCTGATCGTATGCCGGTAGGGATGGGAGAGCGCAAAAACAATTTTAATACCTTTTCAGTAAAAGTGGAGAAAGGTGATGTTTTATATATTTATACCGATGGTTTTGCAGATCAGTTTGGCGGACCAAAAGGAAAAAAATTCAAGTATAAAAATCTGAATGAATTTTTAAAAATCATTTCTTATTTAGACATGAATGCGCAACGGGACGAATTGAAAAAAATGTTTGAAGATTGGAAAGGGGAATTAGAGCAGGTGGATGATGTTTGCGTAGTAGGAATAAAATTTTAA
- a CDS encoding class I SAM-dependent methyltransferase — MDNKRKHWENIYSTKALQEVSWYQPVPETSLQFFVELDIPKNASIIDVGGGDSFLVDYLLDLGYTDLSVLDISENALTRAKERLKEKAELVHWIHADASKFIPERNYDVWHDRAAFHFLTTAEEIENYVQTCKSHITENGVMILGTFSENGPKKCSGIEIKQYSKESMTQLLMEYFEKVKCIEVAHQTPFDTIQNFIFCSFRKK, encoded by the coding sequence ATGGATAATAAACGAAAACACTGGGAGAATATCTACTCAACCAAAGCGCTACAGGAGGTGAGTTGGTATCAACCGGTACCGGAAACTTCGTTACAGTTTTTTGTTGAACTTGATATTCCCAAAAATGCTTCTATAATTGATGTAGGTGGCGGTGACAGTTTTTTAGTTGATTATTTATTGGATTTAGGCTATACGGATTTAAGTGTTTTAGACATTTCTGAAAATGCTTTAACTAGAGCCAAAGAAAGATTAAAAGAAAAAGCCGAACTTGTGCACTGGATTCATGCTGATGCGTCAAAATTTATCCCTGAACGTAATTATGATGTGTGGCACGATAGAGCTGCGTTTCATTTTTTAACTACAGCAGAAGAAATTGAAAATTATGTTCAAACTTGTAAATCGCACATTACAGAAAATGGTGTAATGATTTTGGGAACATTTTCCGAAAACGGGCCCAAAAAATGCAGTGGCATTGAAATCAAACAATACTCCAAAGAAAGCATGACGCAGTTACTGATGGAATATTTTGAAAAAGTAAAGTGCATTGAAGTAGCCCATCAAACTCCTTTTGACACTATTCAGAATTTTATATTTTGTAGTTTCAGAAAAAAATAA
- a CDS encoding Crp/Fnr family transcriptional regulator → MSVSVSNLKLFSDPDLISEIELHGNIKSIKKDEILILPGDQILFIPIVLKGSIRIIRQDENDQEVFLYHLFPGQTCAMSLTCCESGKKSMIKAIAETDSEILRIPIEKTETWTKFHEWKMFTSSNYQHRFSELLQVIDLIAFSHMDEQLFHYLKQRTQAINTDLIEITHQQIADELHAHREAISRLLKTMEQKGIVQLGRNNIRLLKDSY, encoded by the coding sequence ATGTCTGTTTCTGTATCCAACTTAAAATTATTTTCCGATCCGGATTTAATTAGTGAAATTGAATTACACGGTAATATTAAAAGCATTAAAAAAGATGAAATATTGATTTTACCCGGCGATCAGATTTTATTTATTCCTATCGTATTAAAAGGGAGTATTCGGATTATCAGACAGGATGAGAATGACCAGGAAGTTTTTTTATATCATCTTTTTCCCGGCCAAACCTGTGCCATGTCGCTTACTTGTTGTGAATCCGGTAAAAAAAGTATGATTAAGGCCATTGCGGAAACTGATTCAGAAATTTTAAGAATTCCCATCGAAAAAACAGAAACATGGACTAAATTTCATGAATGGAAAATGTTCACTTCTTCTAATTATCAGCATAGATTCAGCGAATTATTACAGGTTATAGATTTAATAGCCTTTAGTCACATGGATGAACAATTATTTCATTATTTAAAACAACGTACACAGGCTATCAATACTGATTTAATTGAAATTACACACCAGCAAATAGCTGACGAATTGCATGCCCATCGGGAAGCCATTAGCCGACTGCTAAAAACCATGGAACAAAAGGGCATAGTACAATTAGGCAGAAATAATATTCGCCTATTAAAAGATTCCTATTAA
- a CDS encoding DUF2892 domain-containing protein gives MKQNMGLVDRVIRIVIALVVAVLYFSGIINGTVAIIALIISGVFILTALVKTCPLYIPFGINTSNNEEDSSKKD, from the coding sequence ATGAAACAGAATATGGGATTAGTAGACAGAGTAATACGCATCGTAATTGCTTTGGTTGTTGCAGTGCTTTATTTCTCCGGTATCATTAATGGTACAGTTGCAATTATTGCATTAATTATATCAGGGGTATTTATTTTGACGGCTCTTGTAAAAACCTGCCCTTTGTATATTCCTTTTGGAATTAATACGAGTAATAATGAAGAAGATTCAAGCAAGAAGGACTAA
- a CDS encoding rhodanese-like domain-containing protein, with protein sequence MEKTIIDVRSEAEFQGGHANGSINIPVQKIPQNLEQIKAMKNIVLCCASGGRSAQAAMYLKQNGIACTDAGSWFNV encoded by the coding sequence ATGGAAAAAACAATAATTGACGTACGCTCTGAAGCGGAATTTCAGGGAGGACACGCAAATGGAAGTATTAATATACCCGTACAAAAAATACCACAAAATTTGGAGCAAATTAAAGCCATGAAAAATATAGTGCTTTGTTGTGCCTCAGGTGGCAGAAGTGCACAGGCCGCCATGTATTTAAAGCAAAACGGAATAGCCTGTACGGATGCCGGTTCGTGGTTTAATGTTTAA
- a CDS encoding rhodanese-like domain-containing protein, with protein MIQKLKELMGFGPAVDLNEWIKNGAVILDVRSKGEYSSGHVKGSVNIPVDQLASNLNKLKNKEQPIITCCASGMRSGSAKGYLKSLGYTKVHNGGSWVNLKKYGK; from the coding sequence ATGATACAGAAATTAAAAGAATTAATGGGCTTTGGTCCGGCCGTAGATTTAAATGAATGGATTAAAAACGGAGCAGTAATTTTAGATGTAAGATCCAAAGGGGAATATTCCAGTGGGCACGTAAAAGGCTCGGTAAATATCCCGGTAGATCAACTGGCATCTAACTTAAATAAACTAAAGAACAAAGAACAGCCAATAATTACTTGTTGTGCTTCGGGGATGAGAAGTGGTTCTGCAAAAGGATACTTGAAGTCTTTAGGTTACACAAAGGTACATAACGGAGGTTCTTGGGTTAATTTAAAAAAGTACGGAAAATAA
- a CDS encoding DUF983 domain-containing protein: MKIAEVIYSTTANKCPRCHTGKVFSVNNPFLFNKSFQMEKDCTSCNLHYDREPGFFYGAMYVSYALTVAILVIWFISDLLWMHLAPEILFGIVVLNVLILFPIIFRWSRIIWLNFFYKYNNSVLQKQNN, encoded by the coding sequence ATGAAGATAGCAGAAGTTATATATTCAACCACAGCCAATAAATGTCCGCGTTGCCATACCGGCAAAGTGTTTTCCGTAAACAATCCTTTTTTGTTCAATAAATCTTTTCAAATGGAAAAAGATTGTACAAGCTGTAATTTGCACTATGATCGGGAGCCCGGTTTTTTTTACGGAGCTATGTACGTTTCTTACGCACTAACAGTAGCTATATTGGTGATTTGGTTTATTAGTGATTTATTGTGGATGCATTTAGCACCCGAAATATTATTTGGGATTGTGGTGTTAAATGTTTTAATATTGTTTCCTATTATTTTCAGATGGTCGAGAATTATTTGGTTGAATTTCTTTTATAAATACAATAATTCAGTGTTACAAAAGCAAAACAATTAA
- a CDS encoding tetratricopeptide repeat protein, whose translation MTFFRNISALFMSLCFLLSTQSKAGSSLDSLYALLTSAKADTARAVLFYKISNAETQDSLILEYALKAKELGEKLILSNNEKEVTIGKNVLANSFHNIGFVEMNRGNPDLGLTYMNKSLFYFTAANNKWGMGMALNNTGYIYHNQGLLDKALENYLKSIKYREEAHDDEGLAFSLNNVGYIYYNLNENEKTLYYYKKALLIRKRGNNKSALATSLHNLGYMYQEIALKRNKKDSTLIILNTALNFYNQALSLRRAVNDKMGIALSYNIIAFVYDKKANSFSNIDSINWYKNQALQFYQVALSIREEISDKNGEANSLSNIAMIYYDLKQLNEAKRYGEKAYTIATQIGFPAAIQTSARALYNIYKKSGKYKEALEMHEQFKRVADTLNGVSVQRSIAKKQAQYDFEKKLEMAKNEQDKKDILAAEERYEQQIIRNFLFAGLLVVLVFTFIIFKSYLNKRKANVLILQQKKDVEMAKLTIEKQKDLIELKQKEVVDSIRYAKRIQQAQMANENYISKILQRLKNKI comes from the coding sequence ATGACGTTTTTTCGGAATATTTCAGCCCTCTTTATGTCGCTTTGTTTTTTGCTTTCAACGCAAAGTAAGGCCGGCTCCTCCCTGGACTCCCTCTATGCTTTACTCACTAGTGCAAAGGCGGATACCGCCCGGGCTGTTTTATTCTACAAAATTAGTAATGCCGAAACGCAGGATAGTTTGATTTTAGAGTATGCCTTGAAAGCGAAGGAATTGGGCGAAAAATTAATCTTGTCCAATAACGAAAAAGAAGTGACGATAGGAAAAAATGTGCTCGCAAACAGCTTTCATAACATCGGATTTGTGGAAATGAATAGGGGAAATCCTGATTTGGGTCTCACTTATATGAATAAATCACTTTTTTATTTCACGGCAGCGAATAATAAGTGGGGCATGGGCATGGCCCTCAACAATACGGGATACATCTACCATAATCAGGGATTATTGGATAAGGCACTTGAAAATTATTTGAAGTCAATTAAATATAGGGAAGAGGCTCATGATGATGAAGGCCTGGCATTTAGTTTAAATAATGTGGGATATATTTATTACAACCTCAATGAAAATGAAAAAACTTTATATTATTATAAAAAGGCGCTATTAATCAGAAAAAGAGGAAACAACAAATCGGCCCTGGCCACTTCTTTACATAACCTGGGTTATATGTATCAGGAAATAGCTTTAAAAAGAAACAAGAAAGATTCAACGCTTATTATTCTCAACACTGCTTTAAACTTTTATAATCAGGCCTTGAGTTTAAGAAGAGCCGTGAACGATAAAATGGGAATTGCCTTGTCCTATAACATTATCGCATTTGTTTATGATAAAAAGGCGAATTCTTTCTCCAATATAGATTCGATAAATTGGTATAAAAATCAGGCCCTACAGTTTTATCAAGTGGCGCTAAGTATCAGGGAAGAAATTTCAGATAAAAATGGTGAGGCTAATTCTTTATCGAATATAGCCATGATTTATTACGATTTAAAGCAATTGAATGAAGCTAAAAGATATGGAGAAAAAGCTTATACCATTGCTACTCAAATTGGATTCCCGGCGGCTATTCAAACTAGTGCAAGAGCACTTTATAATATTTATAAAAAGTCTGGTAAGTACAAGGAGGCACTCGAAATGCATGAACAATTCAAGCGAGTAGCTGATACTTTAAATGGTGTAAGTGTTCAACGCAGTATTGCAAAAAAACAGGCGCAATACGATTTTGAAAAGAAGTTGGAAATGGCAAAAAATGAACAGGATAAAAAAGACATCCTGGCTGCTGAAGAAAGGTACGAACAACAAATAATCCGAAATTTTTTATTCGCGGGTTTACTTGTCGTATTGGTTTTTACTTTTATTATTTTCAAAAGTTATTTAAATAAGCGTAAAGCTAATGTATTGATCCTGCAGCAAAAGAAGGATGTGGAGATGGCTAAACTCACTATTGAAAAACAAAAAGACCTGATTGAGTT